In one Rhodococcus sp. B50 genomic region, the following are encoded:
- a CDS encoding exodeoxyribonuclease III: MRLATWNVNSVRARTDRILDWLQRTGTDVLAMQETKCKDEQFPYERFEELGYRVAHVGLSQWNGVAIASRVGLDDVQIGFEDQPGFSKDPETDPALEARAIGATCAGVRVWSLYVPNGRDLHDPHYTYKLDWLAKLRADAHAWATAAPEQPIALVGDWNVAPTDDDVWDPAFFEGKTHTSQPERDAFHAFAEVGYTDVVRPYAPGPGVYTYWDYTQLRFPKKQGMRIDFVLGSPSFTARVTGAEIDRNERKGKGASDHAPVIVDLDV, translated from the coding sequence GTGCGCCTTGCTACCTGGAATGTGAACTCCGTCCGTGCCCGTACCGACCGCATCCTCGACTGGCTGCAGCGAACCGGCACGGATGTGCTCGCGATGCAGGAAACCAAGTGCAAGGACGAGCAGTTCCCGTACGAGCGCTTCGAAGAACTCGGCTACCGGGTCGCGCACGTCGGGCTGAGCCAGTGGAACGGTGTGGCCATCGCGTCGCGCGTGGGCCTCGACGACGTGCAGATCGGCTTCGAGGACCAGCCCGGTTTCTCCAAGGACCCGGAGACCGACCCCGCGCTCGAGGCGCGGGCGATCGGCGCGACGTGCGCGGGTGTGCGCGTGTGGAGCCTGTACGTCCCCAACGGCCGCGACCTGCACGACCCGCACTACACCTACAAGCTCGACTGGCTCGCCAAGCTGCGCGCCGACGCCCACGCCTGGGCCACCGCGGCTCCCGAGCAGCCCATCGCGCTGGTCGGCGACTGGAACGTCGCCCCCACCGACGACGACGTGTGGGATCCGGCCTTCTTCGAGGGCAAGACGCACACCTCGCAACCCGAGCGCGACGCCTTCCACGCGTTCGCCGAGGTCGGCTACACCGACGTGGTCCGTCCGTACGCCCCCGGCCCCGGGGTGTACACCTACTGGGATTACACCCAGCTGCGGTTCCCCAAGAAGCAGGGTATGCGGATCGATTTCGTCCTCGGCTCGCCGTCCTTCACGGCGCGCGTGACCGGCGCCGAGATCGACCGCAACGAGCGCAAGGGCAAGGGCGCGAGCGACCACGCCCCGGTGATCGTCGACCTCGACGTCTGA
- a CDS encoding ABC transporter permease, with protein MSTALDTLRAERIKLTSVQSPLWCTVVIVALGLGLAAILGSVSRASAGMDDEMGQFYPTVDVAVSGVTGFGVLVLMVLAALSVTSEYRFGVIRTTFQATPNRSLLLTMKALLIGVLGALLTVAVSFGAFYLAKALAGPDAGRDLVLSGDTAWRAVYGTAIYAFLCVFLAVGVGTLLRQSAGTIALLMLWPLLLESLFALFGSVGREIQPFLPFANANNFLGIGQGIEFHWGPWGSLVYFAAFSFLVFAASLVVVNRRDA; from the coding sequence ATGAGTACGGCACTCGACACACTGCGGGCCGAACGGATCAAGCTCACGTCGGTGCAGTCGCCGCTGTGGTGCACCGTCGTCATCGTCGCTCTCGGGTTGGGGCTCGCTGCGATCCTCGGCTCGGTCTCCCGCGCGTCTGCGGGGATGGACGACGAGATGGGGCAGTTCTATCCGACCGTGGATGTCGCGGTCAGTGGAGTCACCGGCTTCGGCGTGCTGGTGCTGATGGTTCTCGCGGCGCTGTCGGTCACGAGCGAGTACCGCTTCGGGGTCATCCGCACGACCTTCCAGGCCACCCCGAATCGCAGTCTGCTCCTGACGATGAAGGCCCTGCTCATCGGGGTGCTGGGCGCTCTGCTGACGGTCGCGGTCTCGTTCGGGGCCTTCTATCTCGCGAAGGCGCTGGCCGGTCCCGACGCCGGGCGTGATCTCGTCCTGAGCGGTGACACCGCGTGGCGTGCGGTCTACGGCACCGCGATCTACGCGTTCCTGTGCGTCTTCCTCGCGGTCGGCGTCGGCACCCTGTTGCGGCAGTCGGCGGGCACGATCGCGCTGCTCATGCTGTGGCCGCTGCTCCTCGAGTCGTTGTTCGCGCTGTTCGGTTCCGTGGGCCGCGAGATCCAGCCGTTCCTGCCGTTCGCCAACGCGAACAACTTCCTGGGTATCGGTCAGGGAATCGAATTCCATTGGGGTCCATGGGGATCGCTCGTGTACTTCGCCGCCTTCTCCTTCCTGGTGTTCGCAGCGTCGCTCGTGGTGGTCAACCGTCGCGACGCCTGA
- a CDS encoding GNAT family N-acetyltransferase → MNTSSPDLDVSDNADQNRFELRLNGDLVGILGYYDFERAPAPNPPVVDFMHTVIVEDFGHRGLAAVLVGGSLDLARRRGWRVRPVCTYVQRFLASHENYRDVVVPLEPPRNEPQRKASRHKVPARKA, encoded by the coding sequence ATGAACACGAGTTCGCCGGACCTCGACGTGTCGGACAACGCCGACCAGAACCGGTTCGAACTGCGCCTCAACGGTGACCTCGTCGGCATCCTGGGGTACTACGACTTCGAACGTGCTCCGGCGCCGAACCCGCCGGTCGTCGACTTCATGCACACCGTGATCGTCGAGGACTTCGGTCATCGTGGTCTCGCGGCCGTCCTCGTCGGTGGTTCGCTCGATCTCGCGCGCCGGCGGGGTTGGCGGGTGCGGCCGGTGTGCACCTATGTGCAGCGGTTCCTCGCGTCGCACGAGAACTACCGCGACGTCGTCGTGCCCCTCGAGCCGCCACGCAACGAACCGCAGCGCAAGGCGTCGCGGCACAAAGTGCCCGCCCGCAAGGCCTGA
- the thiO gene encoding glycine oxidase ThiO, whose translation MATVAVVGGGVIGLSIAWRAARAGHVVTVHDPNPGSGASWVAGGMLAPLSEGWPGEDHVLSLGAASLDRWPGFAEALRTETGVDVFTAEASLTVALDAADAADLRTVAEWVGEQGHEMQLLSRAEIREFEPSLGPKVRLGLLAPTESSVDNRALVDALHVAATGAGVRFSGAAVHDLADLPDDQVVLAAGVASARLWPDLPVRPVKGEILRLRVRPGATPPPQRTVRASVHGRPAYLVPRHDGLVVGATQYEASDTQVTVAGVRDLISDAEIIFPALGEYELSEASAGLRPMTPDNLPLIGRVSDRVVAATGHGRNGVLLTPLTVDAVLAELGGRSLADAKHACPRRITEASVG comes from the coding sequence ATGGCAACTGTGGCCGTCGTGGGTGGCGGAGTGATCGGGCTGTCGATCGCATGGCGCGCGGCCCGCGCGGGGCACGTCGTGACCGTGCACGACCCGAACCCCGGTAGCGGAGCCTCGTGGGTGGCCGGAGGAATGCTGGCACCGTTGTCCGAGGGCTGGCCCGGTGAGGACCACGTCCTGTCCCTGGGTGCGGCCTCTCTCGACCGCTGGCCAGGCTTCGCGGAGGCGCTGCGCACGGAGACCGGCGTCGACGTGTTCACCGCCGAGGCGTCCCTGACCGTCGCGCTCGACGCGGCCGATGCGGCCGACCTGCGGACCGTCGCCGAATGGGTGGGGGAGCAGGGGCACGAGATGCAACTGCTCTCCCGCGCCGAGATCCGGGAGTTCGAGCCGTCCCTGGGCCCGAAGGTCCGTCTCGGGCTGCTCGCCCCCACCGAGTCGTCGGTCGACAACCGTGCGCTCGTAGACGCCCTGCATGTCGCGGCGACCGGCGCCGGGGTCCGTTTCTCGGGCGCCGCCGTGCACGACCTGGCCGACCTGCCGGACGACCAGGTGGTGCTCGCGGCCGGGGTGGCTTCGGCACGTCTGTGGCCGGACCTTCCGGTCCGCCCGGTCAAGGGCGAGATCCTGCGCCTGCGGGTGCGGCCGGGCGCGACCCCGCCGCCGCAGCGCACCGTGCGCGCGAGTGTCCACGGGCGCCCCGCCTATCTGGTTCCGCGCCACGACGGTCTCGTGGTGGGGGCGACGCAGTACGAAGCGTCCGACACGCAGGTCACGGTGGCGGGCGTGCGCGATCTGATCTCCGATGCCGAGATCATCTTTCCGGCGCTCGGCGAGTACGAACTGTCCGAGGCGAGCGCGGGCCTGCGCCCGATGACCCCCGACAATCTGCCGCTGATCGGCCGGGTCTCCGATCGTGTCGTCGCCGCGACCGGGCACGGTCGCAACGGTGTGCTGCTCACGCCGCTCACCGTCGACGCGGTGCTCGCCGAACTCGGCGGGCGGTCGCTGGCCGATGCGAAACACGCCTGTCCCCGACGAATTACGGAAGCGAGTGTGGGATGA
- the thiE gene encoding thiamine phosphate synthase, which translates to MTTYRGNHPDPRGRLATARLYLCTDARRDTGDLARFVEEALAGGVDIVQLRDKDSAGEKKFGRLEARDELAALEIIGEACARHGALLAVNDRADIALAAGADILHLGQGDLPVRHARQILGDEIVIGRSTSSRAQAALADIEEGVDYFASGPVWDTPTKPGRTAAGLEVTREVAQSQPARPWFAIGGIDLERLPEVLDAGATRVAVVRAITKADDPRAAAAALKAALPA; encoded by the coding sequence GTGACCACCTATCGCGGCAACCATCCCGACCCGCGCGGCCGACTCGCGACCGCCCGGCTGTACCTGTGCACCGACGCCCGCCGGGACACCGGCGACCTCGCACGGTTCGTCGAGGAGGCCCTCGCCGGTGGGGTCGACATCGTCCAGTTGCGCGACAAGGACTCGGCCGGCGAGAAGAAGTTCGGACGGCTCGAGGCACGCGACGAGCTCGCCGCCCTCGAGATCATCGGCGAGGCGTGCGCGCGCCACGGAGCGCTCCTCGCCGTCAACGACCGCGCCGACATCGCGCTCGCAGCGGGCGCCGACATCCTGCACCTGGGTCAGGGCGACCTGCCGGTGCGGCACGCGCGGCAGATCCTCGGCGACGAGATCGTCATCGGCCGTTCGACGTCGAGCCGGGCGCAGGCCGCGCTCGCCGACATCGAGGAGGGCGTCGACTACTTCGCGTCCGGACCGGTATGGGACACCCCGACCAAGCCGGGCCGTACCGCCGCGGGGCTGGAGGTGACGCGCGAGGTCGCACAGTCGCAGCCGGCACGACCGTGGTTCGCGATCGGCGGGATCGACCTCGAGCGGCTCCCCGAGGTGCTCGACGCCGGTGCTACGCGAGTCGCGGTGGTCCGGGCGATCACGAAGGCAGACGATCCGCGGGCAGCCGCGGCTGCACTGAAGGCGGCTCTGCCGGCCTGA
- a CDS encoding M20/M25/M40 family metallo-hydrolase, producing the protein MARAQTRYGMRGAALIAAGVLLTAGCSEAEVEAPPVDPAALADAVQLDAVTAHLTELERIAAENDGNRALGTPGYDASVDYVAGALRGAGFDVQTPEFDSTLFAVENEQLVVDGDPMGVSALGMSPSTGPDGLTAPVVRIAPDDTPGCEPTDYDGVDATGAVVIVDRGVCTFAVKEQVAADRGAAALIVANNEDGPLDAAGLGAESNPRIPVGGVAGADAERLSAATTVTMTLETRTEDQKSRNVIAQTRTGSTDDVVVVGAHLDSVPEGPGINDNGTGVAAVLETARQLGSEPGVTNAVRFAFWGAEEVGLVGSTRYVESLSEEERLDIALYLNFDMLGSPNAGYLVFDGDDSDSVGEGPGPEGSSGIERTFAQFFDERGIDVGGTDFDGRSDYGPFVAFGIPAGGVFTGADDVKTPEQAELWGGTADQPFDPNYHTPEDTLAGIDRDAFAAAAAAVAYGTAVYANSVDGPDGVPTGDRRAQVRAEFTE; encoded by the coding sequence ATGGCGCGGGCGCAGACGAGATACGGCATGCGGGGAGCGGCGCTGATCGCCGCCGGGGTGCTCCTGACGGCGGGATGCTCGGAGGCGGAGGTGGAGGCGCCGCCCGTGGATCCGGCGGCGCTCGCCGACGCCGTGCAACTCGACGCCGTCACGGCGCACCTGACGGAACTCGAACGCATCGCCGCCGAGAACGACGGCAACCGCGCGCTCGGTACTCCCGGTTACGACGCGAGCGTCGACTACGTCGCCGGAGCTCTGCGTGGCGCCGGATTCGACGTGCAGACACCGGAGTTCGACTCGACGTTGTTCGCGGTCGAGAACGAGCAGCTCGTCGTCGACGGGGACCCGATGGGCGTGAGCGCACTCGGTATGTCGCCGTCGACGGGACCGGACGGGCTCACCGCACCCGTCGTGCGCATCGCCCCCGACGACACCCCGGGCTGCGAACCCACCGACTACGACGGCGTCGACGCGACCGGCGCGGTGGTGATCGTCGATCGCGGCGTGTGCACCTTCGCCGTCAAGGAGCAGGTCGCCGCCGACCGGGGAGCGGCCGCGCTGATCGTCGCCAACAACGAGGACGGGCCGCTCGATGCCGCCGGTCTCGGGGCGGAGTCGAACCCTCGTATCCCGGTCGGGGGTGTAGCCGGGGCCGATGCGGAACGCCTCTCCGCCGCGACCACCGTGACGATGACGCTCGAGACCCGCACCGAGGATCAGAAGTCACGCAATGTGATCGCCCAGACCCGCACCGGCTCGACCGACGACGTGGTCGTCGTCGGCGCGCACCTCGACAGCGTGCCCGAAGGGCCGGGGATCAACGACAACGGCACCGGCGTCGCCGCCGTCCTCGAGACCGCGCGGCAGCTCGGCAGCGAACCGGGAGTGACCAACGCCGTGCGGTTCGCGTTCTGGGGTGCCGAGGAGGTCGGGCTGGTCGGCTCCACCAGGTACGTCGAGTCGCTGTCCGAGGAGGAGCGACTCGACATCGCGCTGTACCTGAACTTCGACATGCTCGGCTCACCCAACGCCGGATATCTGGTGTTCGACGGCGACGACTCCGATTCCGTCGGCGAAGGACCCGGGCCGGAGGGCTCGTCGGGGATCGAACGGACCTTCGCGCAGTTCTTCGACGAACGCGGAATCGACGTCGGAGGAACGGATTTCGACGGCCGCTCCGACTACGGTCCGTTCGTCGCCTTCGGCATCCCCGCGGGCGGGGTGTTCACCGGTGCCGACGACGTCAAGACCCCCGAGCAGGCCGAGCTGTGGGGTGGCACCGCCGACCAGCCCTTCGACCCGAACTATCACACCCCCGAGGACACCCTGGCCGGCATCGACCGCGACGCGTTCGCGGCAGCAGCCGCCGCCGTCGCCTACGGCACGGCCGTCTACGCGAACTCGGTCGACGGACCCGACGGGGTCCCCACCGGCGACCGGCGAGCACAGGTGCGCGCCGAGTTCACCGAATGA
- the thiS gene encoding sulfur carrier protein ThiS translates to MTNEVSVGITVNGEDKYYDAAPTVSQLLNELGLPEKGIAVAVDGVVCPRGRWSEPVSRGANVEILTAVQGG, encoded by the coding sequence ATGACGAACGAGGTGTCCGTGGGCATCACCGTCAACGGTGAGGACAAGTACTACGACGCGGCGCCGACGGTGTCGCAGCTGCTCAACGAGCTCGGTCTGCCCGAGAAGGGGATCGCGGTCGCCGTCGACGGTGTCGTGTGCCCGCGAGGACGCTGGTCGGAGCCGGTGTCCCGGGGTGCGAACGTCGAGATCCTCACGGCGGTCCAGGGTGGCTGA
- the thiD gene encoding bifunctional hydroxymethylpyrimidine kinase/phosphomethylpyrimidine kinase produces MELLPLSPRGETPVRALTIAGTDSGGGAGIQADSRTMAMCGVHACVAVAAVTVQNSVGVRGFHEIPAETVADQVRCVVEDIGVSAVKTGMLASTQIIEAVAQVCCEVGIGRDRTVPLVVDPVCASMHGDPLLHADALDAIRGVLVPLATVVTPNLDEVRLITSIEVVDDASARRAAEALHALGAQWVIVKGGHLRSSEMSTDLLFDGDRFLEFSTPRIDTGNDHGGGDTLAAAITSALAHGRSVPEAVEFAKEWITKCLEWAYDLGHGHGPVNPLWRLHER; encoded by the coding sequence GTGGAACTTCTGCCCTTGTCGCCTCGAGGCGAGACCCCGGTTCGAGCCCTCACCATCGCCGGCACCGACTCCGGGGGTGGAGCCGGCATCCAGGCCGATTCGCGCACGATGGCGATGTGCGGTGTGCACGCATGCGTCGCGGTCGCGGCCGTGACGGTCCAGAACTCGGTCGGAGTCCGTGGGTTCCACGAGATCCCCGCCGAGACCGTGGCCGATCAGGTGCGCTGCGTGGTCGAGGACATCGGTGTGTCCGCGGTGAAGACGGGCATGCTCGCCTCCACACAGATCATCGAGGCCGTCGCCCAGGTGTGCTGCGAGGTAGGCATCGGCCGCGACCGGACGGTGCCGCTCGTCGTCGACCCGGTGTGCGCGTCCATGCACGGTGATCCGCTGCTGCACGCCGACGCCCTCGACGCGATCCGCGGTGTGCTCGTCCCCCTCGCCACCGTCGTCACCCCCAACCTCGACGAGGTACGGCTGATCACGAGCATCGAGGTCGTCGACGACGCCTCGGCCCGCCGCGCCGCCGAAGCTCTGCACGCGCTCGGCGCTCAGTGGGTGATCGTCAAGGGTGGCCATCTGCGCAGCTCGGAGATGAGCACCGATCTGCTGTTCGACGGCGACCGTTTCCTCGAGTTCAGCACGCCTCGCATAGACACCGGCAACGATCACGGTGGCGGCGACACGCTCGCAGCCGCGATCACGTCGGCCCTCGCCCACGGCCGGTCGGTGCCCGAAGCCGTCGAGTTCGCGAAGGAATGGATCACGAAGTGCCTCGAGTGGGCCTACGACCTCGGGCACGGCCATGGGCCGGTCAACCCGCTGTGGCGCCTGCACGAGCGCTGA
- a CDS encoding N-acetylglutamate synthase, CG3035 family: protein MTTDRSASPVPLGTRVVLRYRLPAGYSHPMTDVIGELVSLDPVIAVRTADGRVVQVSPTSVVALKPIAARPIRVSEIRALEHAAAAGWPGLESDWVDGWLVRAGRGFTRRANSATPLGERGTVADPADPAVRARLRGWFAARGLPLRLLVPDRLGRIPEGWPTSEPVLVMGADLGNVPLPPEPTPVTITDRPDADWMSLYRTGDDPAVAQDVLGAVAAGVLGFGRIGAPGQPPLAICRAAITDAPDGRRWVGLSALEVAPEHRRRGLGTLVCGAVLRWAREQAATHAYLQVEESNTAARALYRELGFVDHHRYRYAAEPVG, encoded by the coding sequence ATGACCACCGATCGATCGGCCTCGCCCGTCCCTCTCGGCACCCGGGTGGTGCTGCGGTACAGGCTTCCCGCCGGCTACAGCCACCCGATGACCGACGTCATCGGCGAGCTCGTCTCCCTCGATCCGGTGATCGCGGTGCGCACCGCCGACGGTCGTGTCGTCCAGGTGTCCCCCACCTCGGTCGTCGCGCTCAAACCGATCGCGGCGCGGCCGATCCGCGTCTCGGAGATCCGCGCGCTCGAACACGCCGCCGCGGCCGGGTGGCCCGGTCTGGAGTCGGACTGGGTGGACGGGTGGCTCGTGCGGGCCGGGCGCGGCTTCACCAGGCGTGCCAACTCGGCGACGCCGCTGGGTGAACGCGGCACCGTGGCCGATCCCGCCGACCCGGCCGTGCGGGCCCGGCTGCGCGGGTGGTTCGCGGCACGCGGGCTGCCGCTGCGGCTGCTGGTGCCCGATCGGCTCGGCCGGATCCCCGAGGGCTGGCCGACCTCCGAGCCGGTGCTCGTGATGGGAGCCGACCTCGGGAACGTGCCGCTGCCCCCGGAGCCCACACCGGTCACGATCACCGACCGACCGGACGCCGACTGGATGTCGCTCTACCGGACCGGTGACGATCCGGCGGTCGCGCAGGACGTGCTCGGTGCGGTGGCCGCCGGCGTCCTCGGGTTCGGCCGTATCGGGGCACCCGGGCAGCCGCCCCTGGCGATCTGCCGCGCGGCGATCACCGACGCCCCGGACGGACGACGCTGGGTGGGTCTGTCGGCCCTGGAGGTCGCGCCCGAGCACCGGCGCCGCGGACTCGGCACGCTCGTGTGCGGCGCCGTCCTGCGATGGGCCCGCGAGCAGGCCGCGACTCACGCATACCTGCAGGTCGAGGAGTCGAACACGGCGGCCCGCGCCCTGTACCGCGAACTCGGCTTCGTCGACCACCACCGCTACCGGTACGCCGCCGAACCCGTCGGATAG
- a CDS encoding thiazole synthase encodes MADTRDPGADLPELTIAGRTFGSRLITGTGGAANLAVLEEALVASGTELTTVAMRRVDAASGTGVLDLLRRLDIEPLPNTAGCRGAKEAVLTAQLGREALETDWVKLEVIADERTLLPDAIELVSAAEQLVDDGFVVLPYTTDDPVLARRLEDVGCAAVMPLGSPIGTGLGISNPHHIEMIVEAAGVPVILDAGIGTASDAALAMELGCDAVLLATAVTRAKDPALMASAMRHAVEAGFRARHAGRIPKRFWAQASSPMEP; translated from the coding sequence GTGGCTGACACACGCGATCCCGGCGCCGACCTGCCGGAACTGACCATCGCCGGCCGCACCTTCGGATCGCGGCTGATCACCGGTACCGGCGGTGCGGCGAACCTGGCCGTGCTCGAGGAGGCGCTCGTCGCGTCGGGCACCGAGCTCACCACCGTCGCGATGCGCCGTGTCGACGCGGCCTCCGGAACCGGTGTCCTCGATCTGCTTCGCCGCCTCGATATCGAACCGCTGCCGAACACGGCCGGTTGCCGCGGCGCGAAGGAAGCGGTGCTGACCGCGCAGCTCGGCCGGGAAGCACTGGAAACCGACTGGGTGAAACTCGAGGTCATCGCCGACGAACGGACACTGCTGCCCGACGCCATCGAACTCGTCTCGGCGGCCGAACAACTCGTCGACGACGGCTTCGTCGTCCTGCCGTACACGACCGACGACCCGGTCCTGGCGCGACGCCTCGAGGACGTCGGATGTGCCGCGGTGATGCCGCTCGGCTCGCCGATCGGCACAGGTCTCGGTATCTCGAACCCGCACCACATCGAGATGATCGTCGAGGCGGCGGGCGTGCCGGTGATCCTCGACGCAGGGATCGGAACCGCCTCCGACGCCGCGCTCGCGATGGAACTCGGGTGCGACGCAGTCCTGCTCGCCACCGCCGTCACCCGCGCGAAGGATCCCGCGTTGATGGCCTCGGCGATGCGGCACGCCGTCGAAGCGGGATTCCGGGCGCGGCACGCCGGACGGATCCCGAAACGCTTCTGGGCCCAGGCATCTTCACCGATGGAACCGTGA
- a CDS encoding ABC transporter ATP-binding protein produces the protein MIEVTGLTKTFGSTTAVDDLTFTVRPGIVTGFLGPNGAGKSTTMRMILGLDRPTSGTALIEGKPYQELTRPLTTVGALLDAKWVHPNRSARSHLAWLAASNGLPASRVDEVLRQVGLTEVAGKRAGGFSLGMSQRLGLAAALLGNPRVLLFDEPVNGLDPEGIVWIRRFMQALAAEGRTVLVSSHLLSEMAQTAEHLIVIGRGRLIADTSVKEFVDRASDSFVVVRSPQLGELRSALSERGHTVREDDGALHVSGAPAAEIGELAAARSIVLHELAGRNASLEEAFMKLTGGEVEYHGSGVDDVMKGGL, from the coding sequence ATGATCGAAGTGACCGGCTTGACCAAGACCTTCGGGTCCACGACCGCGGTCGACGACCTGACGTTCACGGTCCGTCCCGGCATCGTCACCGGCTTCCTCGGCCCCAACGGGGCGGGGAAGTCCACCACGATGCGCATGATCCTGGGACTGGACCGGCCGACCTCGGGAACCGCACTGATCGAAGGGAAGCCGTACCAGGAGCTGACGCGGCCGCTCACCACCGTCGGGGCGCTGCTCGACGCGAAGTGGGTGCATCCCAATCGATCGGCGCGGTCCCATCTCGCCTGGCTGGCCGCGTCGAACGGACTGCCCGCCTCCCGCGTCGACGAGGTGTTGCGCCAGGTGGGGTTGACGGAGGTCGCGGGCAAGCGTGCGGGTGGTTTCTCGCTCGGGATGTCACAGCGCCTCGGCCTTGCCGCCGCGCTGCTCGGCAACCCGCGCGTCCTGCTGTTCGACGAACCGGTCAACGGCCTCGACCCCGAGGGCATCGTGTGGATCCGGCGGTTCATGCAGGCTCTCGCCGCAGAAGGCCGCACGGTGCTCGTGTCCAGTCACCTGCTTTCCGAGATGGCGCAGACCGCCGAACATCTCATCGTCATCGGCCGCGGCCGGCTCATCGCGGACACCTCGGTGAAGGAGTTCGTCGACCGGGCGTCCGACTCGTTCGTGGTGGTGCGCAGCCCGCAGCTCGGTGAACTGCGCTCCGCGCTCTCCGAGCGCGGGCACACCGTCCGGGAGGACGACGGCGCCCTGCACGTCTCGGGAGCTCCGGCGGCGGAGATCGGCGAACTCGCCGCGGCCCGGTCGATCGTGCTGCACGAACTCGCGGGACGCAACGCGTCGCTCGAGGAAGCGTTCATGAAACTCACCGGTGGCGAGGTCGAATACCACGGATCCGGAGTCGACGACGTCATGAAGGGTGGACTGTGA